The genomic stretch AAATACTTTTTATTTACTTCACTGGATTCGTCAATCAGGAGTCGATAAATATCTTTCTCAACTTCTGGAAGACCGTTACTATATCGGTGCCAGTGCCGGTAGTGTTTTAGCCGGTCCCGATATTGCCATATCCGGCTGGGATCCCTCTTGGGATACCAACGACGTTAAGTTGCAAGACACTACCGGTCTCAATCTTGTCCCCTTCGCTGTTTCTCCCCACTATACCGAAAAACATAAAGAGATCTTAGCTATCAAAAGTCGGGAAGTTAATTACAAAGTTATTCCGATTACTGATACTCAAGCTGTTTATTTTAACAATGACAAATACATAATTATTAATTAATTAATCCATGATCGACAAAAATACCGTCTTTCAGTTTATTAAATCTCAGGACCTTTGCATCCTATCTACCGCGTCAAAATCCGGCAAAACCGAATCAGCTGTCATGGCTTTCGCTGTCGACGACAACTTTGTTATTTATATGTCTACCGAAAATACTACCCGCAAGTTTAAAAATATATTAAAAAATAATTTTGTTTCTGTCATCGTCGGTGGTCTTAAAAGCGATCCTTCAGTCCAGCTCGACGGGACCACCATAATATTAACCGATACCGAAATTGCCGCGGCCAAAGATTTTATGCTTTCCCTTCACCCTGAACTTAAAGACTATTTCAACACTCCAAACTCAATGTTTTTCACTGTCACTCCCTCCTGGCTTCGTTATTCCGATTTTTCACAGAATCCACCCGAAGTTATCGAGTTATCTCAATTCTAATAACCAAGTCCGGATACTGGGAGATATCCAGCCTTGGTGCTTAATCTTTCTGCTTCAGCGTCCAGATCGCCACTAATAACAGAATCACTGCCGATATTGTCCACACTTCCTGTGGGGGGAATATTTTGGTTAGCAATCCCGATATTATCAAACCGCTGGCCGCCCCGATCGTTCCCGATGCACTGCGGAGTGAGTTAACTGTCGACCGGACATGTGGTGCTATGTAGCGGTTGCTGTAATTAAACACCGCCAACGGCCACATTCCCCGGCCCAATTCATGTAAAAAGAACAAGGTCATAATCACCCATAGATTCACCAAAAAACCTGTTCCTACCATTGGCACCCCTATAAGGATTATCGGAATGGCCAATGTCCTCAACCCATCTCTGATCTTTGTCGACAACTTCGCGCCAAGAGCGGAAAATACAGCCACTCCTATCCACACGCTGCCCATCCACTCCGTTTTACCTCCGGCATCACTAAACACTATTTGCCAAAACATGTTGAAGGGCATCACACAAGCAGATACTAACGCATACAAAACGACCACTTGTCTTAATTTCTTATCTTTGGCAATAACTTTCGCCATGCTCCACACACTTGGGACGGGTTCACTTGGGTAGTTGTCCGGTTTTTCCGGTACATTTCGCCCTAAAAACCAGATTAACCCCAAAGCCAGAAACGATGAAATTCCCGCCAAAAGCCACGGCCATTGCAAGCCATATTTAGCCCCAATCAACCCTCCGAGTATCGCCGCCG from Candidatus Shapirobacteria bacterium encodes the following:
- a CDS encoding Type 1 glutamine amidotransferase-like domain-containing protein; protein product: MKLFLTSTGLSPQVAPFFLKLISKPPKQFKVAFIPTAADPYDDKWFMEKDIQTLSDFGFPVNIVDLKADITFIRSQLEKSQIIFVGGGNTFYLLHWIRQSGVDKYLSQLLEDRYYIGASAGSVLAGPDIAISGWDPSWDTNDVKLQDTTGLNLVPFAVSPHYTEKHKEILAIKSREVNYKVIPITDTQAVYFNNDKYIIIN
- a CDS encoding pyridoxamine 5'-phosphate oxidase family protein produces the protein MIDKNTVFQFIKSQDLCILSTASKSGKTESAVMAFAVDDNFVIYMSTENTTRKFKNILKNNFVSVIVGGLKSDPSVQLDGTTIILTDTEIAAAKDFMLSLHPELKDYFNTPNSMFFTVTPSWLRYSDFSQNPPEVIELSQF
- a CDS encoding MFS transporter, whose amino-acid sequence is MMNKRIVNLFLVAKVLEQAASAWFFGTYVLFLTATGLTLLQVNILNVIFMTTSTIFDPFTGNLADRIGQKRVYLSGLFFWGVGMTIYGLNRTIWMFALAEGIGAIGHALQSEALESWLRNHTDEEVTKRTQAKAQLWAKLATIPAAILGGLIGAKYGLQWPWLLAGISSFLALGLIWFLGRNVPEKPDNYPSEPVPSVWSMAKVIAKDKKLRQVVVLYALVSACVMPFNMFWQIVFSDAGGKTEWMGSVWIGVAVFSALGAKLSTKIRDGLRTLAIPIILIGVPMVGTGFLVNLWVIMTLFFLHELGRGMWPLAVFNYSNRYIAPHVRSTVNSLRSASGTIGAASGLIISGLLTKIFPPQEVWTISAVILLLVAIWTLKQKD